The Acidobacteriota bacterium genome includes the window CAATCAACATTATGTTGAAGAAGTCACGGCGGATGAGATGACCAAAACCTCGATCCAGGGCATGTTGCGAACCCTCGATCCACATTCTAACTATTTTGACACAAAAGAATTTCAAAAAATCCAAAGTGAACAACGGGGACAGTTTTACGGAATTGGTGTTTCCATCAATCGCCGCAATAACCGGGTGTTCATTTTGGCAACAATTGAAAATACACCTGCGGTCAAAGCGGGACTTCGGTATGGCGATGCCATTCTGGCTGTGAATGGCAAATCGGCCCTTGAGTGGACGACCGATCAGGTCATGGACGAAGTTCGAGGGCCGCAAGGCGAACCAGTTGAAGTGACGGTTGAACGAGTTGGGGTTCCAAAGCCGTTGACCTTTAAAATCATTCGCGATGCTGTCCCGCTACCATCAATCCGCCACCATTTCATGATTCGGCCTGGGATTGGGTATGTTGCTTTATTACAAGGATTTACCCATACAACTGAGGATGAATTACGGGTGGCATTGCAGGATCTGCAGGCTCAGGGGATGCGCTCGCTCATCCTGGATTTGCGTGGCAACCCGGGAGGTCTGTTGAACCAGGCGATTAAAGTCGCCAGTGCGTTTCTTCCAGAGGACCTCACGATTCTTTCCCAGAAGGGACGACCTGGGAATGAAGACGCTGAATTTCGCGAATACCGATCTGAAAATGATCGCCCCAATCAAAGCGCCCTGGTGGTATTAATCAATCGCGGGTCGGCTTCAGCCTCTGAGATTGTGGCTGGTGCCATTCAGGACCATGACCGGGGGTTGATTGTTGGGGAACAAAGCTTTGGGAAAGGATTGGTTCAGACCGTCTTTAAACTGCCGTTCGGGTCGGCGCTGACGCTGACCACCGCCAAGTACTACACTCCAAGTGGCCGGTGTATCCAACGGCAATATTCTGGCGGAGCACTCTATGACTATTACGCCCACCAGCCCGGAACAACTCAGCCGCTTGGACAGGCGCTTTCGACCGATATGGGCCGCAAAGTGTATGGTGGCGGAGGCATTACCCCCGATGTTGAAGAAAAAGAGCAAACGTTGACTCCGGTTCAAGCCCAATTGTTTGGCGCCACATTTGAATTCACGCGTCAATTGATTGGAGGCCAAATCCAGGGTTTCCCGCAATTTCGAGTCACGCAAACCCAGTATCATCACACGTTGCGGGATGAGGATTATGTGGTGACGGACAAGGTTCTAACAGCATTTCGAACTTTTCTGCACACCAGCCCGGACTATAAGTTTTTGACCGATGCCCAGGTCACTGAAAACAGTAAGTATTTGCGTAATCTGGTTCGGGAACAGGTTGTGACGGCTGCCTATGGTACTGAGGCCGGGATGGAAGTGCGGTTGCAAACCGATGCGCAAACCCAAAAGGCCATTGAAACCATTCCTCAAGCGCGAGAACTGGCCCAACGTGCCCAGGTCGCCCGAGGCGGCAGAACGATGGTCGAATAAAGCCGGTTTTCCAAATCCGAAACGGCTTTCTGGAAGTCGAGAAAAGAGAGATGAACCATCTCTCTTTTTTTATGGTGTTTAGTTCGTCTGATAATTATTAATATGAGCTTTGACGGATGGCGTGGAAGTGACTCCAGAGTTCGTTTCACCAGCTCAAGTGTGGCGCTATTGGAGGCATAAGCGCCAGGATAAGGGTTTGAGGCCCGCAGGGTCGTCGTTGAATAGCCGTGGTGCGAAGCCCACGGTCACGGCCAGGACGAAACCCAAACCCAACAAGAACGTCATTCAATACCAACGGAAAGGGCACGGGCTTTTTTATCCTGGCGCTTATGGCTATTGTAGGCTGTCGGTTGAAATTGGATTGGAGCGGCGAGTCACCCCAGATAGGCAGATTCGGTTTTTTGAGATACACTGCCACCTGGCTCATCACTGACAATTGCCCCACAGTCTGCCCATCGTCATCCTGCTCAGATAATTTAAACTGCCAAACCAACAATGCGATTTGTTCTGGTGTTTTGCGATCAATGGTATTTTGTGTGGTTGATCAGATTTGGTCTGACCCTTGGCGTTCTTTTGTTGACCGGTACCCATACTCAAGCACAACCGGCACTTCGATTTGAACACATAAGAGAGGGGCAGGGATTGACCAGTGGTGCCGTTCGGTGTCTGGCACAGGATTCGGTTGGTTTTTTGTGGATCGGAACTGAACGAGGCGTCTTCCGATATGATGGGATAACCTTTAAGTACTATCCATTGCACTCAACACCGCTTGAACCAAATGTCACAATCAATTGTATATTGGCTGATCAGACGGGGGGACTTTGGGTCGGCAGTCAGCGCGAAGGGCTCTTTGTCTATAACCGAGCCGGCGATAGGTTCGTCAAATTCGACACTTTGACACAGGTCAGTTTGAAAGATCAGATTCTCTCCATTTTTCAAGATTCCTCCCAGCGGATATGGATTGGAACCAGGCGGGGATTGGTGAGATATGATCTCGAAACCAGGTCGGAGAAGTTCTTTCAGGTCGTTCAGAACGAATCCTGGCCTGTTCGGGCAATTGCCGAGGACTCGCAAAAAAGAGTGTGGGTTGCCACCAGTGAGGGATTGTTTCAGTTTGACCCCAACCTCGGAACATTTCATCCGCACGATGTATGGTTGACGTCAACCCAGCGAGTCCAGGAAATCAACCGGCTGTGTTTTCACCCCGCCGGGTTTCTGTTTGTGGGAACTCGGGACGGGCTGTGGTCTGTGAAAACTGATTCAGGCGATCTCAAGACAACCGTGGTTGATCAGGTGAACCAGACGGCACTGATTCAACCCTGTAATATCACCAGCCTGCTGGTCTTGAATCAGAACACGCTCCTGGTGGGTGGGCAGGATAACGGACTGGCTCAGGTAGATGCTGAAACCGGGACGACTCAATGGATTACACATGATGACCGAATTCCTGAAAGCCTCTCCGGCAACAGTGTCACGGCTTTGCTGCGTGATCGGTTTGGGGTGTTATGGGTTGGGAACGGGGTGACTGG containing:
- a CDS encoding S41 family peptidase, coding for MKSKVYVTFGAVILMATISGGWWFDHHQSAIAEANSGKSEATSLSRIVRTFSEAQEVINQHYVEEVTADEMTKTSIQGMLRTLDPHSNYFDTKEFQKIQSEQRGQFYGIGVSINRRNNRVFILATIENTPAVKAGLRYGDAILAVNGKSALEWTTDQVMDEVRGPQGEPVEVTVERVGVPKPLTFKIIRDAVPLPSIRHHFMIRPGIGYVALLQGFTHTTEDELRVALQDLQAQGMRSLILDLRGNPGGLLNQAIKVASAFLPEDLTILSQKGRPGNEDAEFREYRSENDRPNQSALVVLINRGSASASEIVAGAIQDHDRGLIVGEQSFGKGLVQTVFKLPFGSALTLTTAKYYTPSGRCIQRQYSGGALYDYYAHQPGTTQPLGQALSTDMGRKVYGGGGITPDVEEKEQTLTPVQAQLFGATFEFTRQLIGGQIQGFPQFRVTQTQYHHTLRDEDYVVTDKVLTAFRTFLHTSPDYKFLTDAQVTENSKYLRNLVREQVVTAAYGTEAGMEVRLQTDAQTQKAIETIPQARELAQRAQVARGGRTMVE